One Anolis carolinensis isolate JA03-04 chromosome 4, rAnoCar3.1.pri, whole genome shotgun sequence DNA window includes the following coding sequences:
- the LOC134298874 gene encoding phospholipid scramblase 1-like translates to MDHPQITPRHPVETLWMPAPPLLPNCPPGLEYLSQLDFLLVHQRIEIVEIITGLETCNRYEIKNNTDQRLYYALEENNFCTLFWCGAARPFTIRILNNLGHEIIQLKRPLRCSMCCYPCCLQKLEVQAPPGTPIGYVIQNWDPCLPKFTLQNEAHVDILKIVGPCILCSCGQDIPFSLMSLDEKFNVGRITKLWGGFLKEILTDADNIGIEFPLDLDIKMKAITLGAAFLIDFMYFESSH, encoded by the coding sequence ATGGATCACCCGCAGATCACCCCCCGTCATCCAGTGGAGACACTTTGGATGCCTGCCCCTCCTCTTCTGCCCAACTGTCCTCCTGGCTTGGAATATTTAAGCCAACTGGATTTTCTGTTGGTTCATCAAAGGATTGAGATTGTGGAAATAATAACTGGCCTTGAAACATGTAACCGGTacgaaataaaaaataacactgaTCAACGACTGTATTATGCACTGGAGGAGAACAATTTCTGTACCCTGTTTTGGTGTGGAGCAGCACGGCCGTTCACCATCAGAATCTTAAACAACTTGGGCCACGAAATCATCCAGTTGAAGCGCCCACTTCGGTGCTCCATGTGTTGTTATCCTTGCTGTTTGCAAAAGCTTGAAGTCCAGGCCCCACCTGGCACTCCCATTGGGTATGTTATACAAAATTGGGATCCCTGTCTGCCTAAATTCACGCTCCAAAATGAAGCCCACGTGGATATACTCAAAATTGTTGGGCCTtgcattttatgcagctgtgggCAAGATATTCCATTCAGTCTGATGTCACTGGATGAGAAATTCAATGTTGGTAGAATCACTAAGCTATGGGGCGGCTTCTTGAAGGAAATCTTAACAGATGCTGACAACATTGGGATCGAGTTTCCCTTGGACCTTGACATAAAAATGAAAGCCATCACACTTGGAGCTGCCTTCCTCATAGATTTCATGTATTTTGAAAGCAGTCACTAG